The DNA window GCGTTGATCAAAGGAATTACCCTTTCAGGAAATTGTTGAGCTATCGCAGACTGAATTTTTGCCATATTGGCCAAAGTTTAAGAAATAATGCTTTCACTTCAGGATAACATACTTCGCAAACAGGAAGCGATTTTTCCTTTTTTAGCTTCACTATCCACTTTTTGCTCAAGGGAGCCTTACACTTCCGGCAAAAAGGGTATTTATAAAGCTCCTCAGTCGCCTCTTTAGTTGATACCATTTTTAAGTCGCGTTGTGATCTTTTATTGTGCCAGCTCCATCGTCTCTAATTCCTCCAAGACCATTATCAGTTAAAACATTCCCGACCACCACGTTTTTATCGCAACCGACATTAGAAATCCAAACTCCGTAGCCATCGCAATTAGTAATCACATTAGCAACAATATCATTTTTATCGGAATCTTCAAGATAAATACCGCTTTGATCAAAATTGTCAAAATTATTTCCAGAAATTGTACAACGCACGCAATAGGATAAATAAATACCATAGGAAGTAAGAGCGATCCCGTCAATCCGATTATCAACAATAATAGCTCTAGTCAGGCCAGCAAAGTTAATGACGTAGCCTTTACAATTTATAAATTGGTTGCCTTCAATATGGAGATTAGTAATATTGTTCTCAAAGAAAATCGCGCCTTCATAATTAACATTCTGCCTCATGCTTTCAAAAACATTATTTCGGATAATTACGTGACTACCTCCGCCATGGACAAGACCATTGCGCTGAGAGTAGTAAAAATAATTTTCAAGAATCCACAACTTATTGACCGCATCAAGATAAATATAATTCGTCCCCGATAAAAAGCGGTTTCTTCTTACAAAAATACGGGAAGAATTAGTGGTAATTCCAATCCAGCCATTATTTAAAGTCGTGGTTGCGGCCGAGTGAGTAAATTTACAGCCCTCAATGGTCACGTTATCAACATAAGTAATCCAAATAAGACCATCCTCGTTCTCACCATCCTTAAAATTGATTTTCTCGAGAGTTATATTTCTCTTATAATTCCCAACACTACCAGCTATCAGTACTTGAGCGTCACTCTCTCCAAAATCTAAAATTACCGTGTCATCATCTTCTCCAATAAGCTGAATGTTTGAATACAAAATAAGGTCAGAAGTTATATCGTAAGTCCCCGCTTTAATAAAGACCTGCCCTCCCCCAAATAAATCCGCGTAATCTATCGCCTCTTGGATCGTTCTAAAATCACCCTCCCCACCTTCAGCTACAATCGCTTTAAAGACTCTCGCGGCCGGATTGACCTTGAAATTGTAAATCGAGTAATTTATATGATCTAGGAGAGGTTTAACGCGATGTTCCCAAAGAGACTCAGCCGTTTGACCATGAGCAGAAGGATCTAGATTATGAGTAAGAAGTTTTGCGTCAATTTTCTCTTGAATAGTCTCAAGATCATCAATCGTTCGCGCTAAAGTGTACCAAGTTACTGGATCAGCCATAGTTTTAGACTAAGTATAATACTTCAAAATAAGGGACCCGAAAACCGGGAGTAAAAAGCCAGCCAGTTTTTCGATAAAGATCATCATAACTCCATGTTTTACCAGCCTTAAACTGCCAGTCTTCCCTATACTTATCTCCATTTTGATCGGAAATAAGCAATCTGTCAAGGTCCACAATCGCGTCGTAGCCATCAAAATACCAAATTAGTCTGAGATGAAAATAAGGAAGCCCCACTACTCCAAATTGCTCAAAAACCGACACCCAATCAACGTTGCCAGCAGGAGCAGACCACTCATGAGTAATTTCCTTGTTTTGGCCATCAGCAAAATAATAGAGAGTGGCAATAAACTTAAAAGGCAGATCACCAGTTGGCGCGTTTTCTGTTTTAAGATAATTAAAAGCAATCGTCACCGGACCAACCAAATCTTTTTCATCCCTCCGGAGACGGACGTTTACTGATCCGCTCGGATTTTGGAGACGCATACCAAATAACTGATGAAAAGCATTA is part of the Patescibacteria group bacterium genome and encodes:
- a CDS encoding right-handed parallel beta-helix repeat-containing protein, which produces MADPVTWYTLARTIDDLETIQEKIDAKLLTHNLDPSAHGQTAESLWEHRVKPLLDHINYSIYNFKVNPAARVFKAIVAEGGEGDFRTIQEAIDYADLFGGGQVFIKAGTYDITSDLILYSNIQLIGEDDDTVILDFGESDAQVLIAGSVGNYKRNITLEKINFKDGENEDGLIWITYVDNVTIEGCKFTHSAATTTLNNGWIGITTNSSRIFVRRNRFLSGTNYIYLDAVNKLWILENYFYYSQRNGLVHGGGSHVIIRNNVFESMRQNVNYEGAIFFENNITNLHIEGNQFINCKGYVINFAGLTRAIIVDNRIDGIALTSYGIYLSYCVRCTISGNNFDNFDQSGIYLEDSDKNDIVANVITNCDGYGVWISNVGCDKNVVVGNVLTDNGLGGIRDDGAGTIKDHNAT